One genomic segment of Coffea arabica cultivar ET-39 chromosome 6e, Coffea Arabica ET-39 HiFi, whole genome shotgun sequence includes these proteins:
- the LOC113723600 gene encoding 5-OH-xanthotoxin synthase-like, whose translation MEILILLVFPISLLLILLLISNKKEKSSTIHHPPGPPRLPFIGNFHQLDTSCLHKYLWKLSQKYGPIMFLKLGSIPTLVISSARLAEEVLKNQDLIFCSRPKMLALQKLTYNGIDIALAPYSQEWREMRKICVIHLLSAKRLQMFRPIREDEVSRMIKKISEQAASTDQVINLSETLVSLACSMICRIAFGKRFDEEGRERRRFDGLIHEAQAMLGGFFFSDYFPSIAWIDKFTGMLARLESIYEKFDSFYQELIDEHPDPNRPKSMDGDIIDLMLQLQQDGSTSFGITMDHIKAMLMNVFFAGTDTSTVTVIWAMTAMMQKPTVMKKLQAEIREIMGKKQMLDEDDVQMLPYLKAVVKETFRLYPAVPLLVPRETIGKCTIDGYDIQPKTLVYVNAWGIARDPDYWENPDEFLPERFLNSTVDVRGQDFQLIPFGAGRRGCPGYPMGLVTVELVLANILHSFDWELPPGMKKEDIDTDALPGLTMNKKNDLWLVTKLHL comes from the exons ATGGAAATCCTCATTCTTCTAGTCTTCCCAATTTCACTTCTTCTAATTCTCCTTCTAATTtcaaacaagaaggaaaaatcCTCAACAATTCATCATCCACCAGGCCCTCCAAGGCTTCCATTCATTGGAAACTTCCACCAACTTGACACTTCATGCCTTCATAAGTACCTCTGGAaactttcacaaaaatatgGTCCAATAATGTTCCTGAAACTCGGTTCCATACCAACCCTTGTGATTTCATCAGCAAGATTGGCTGAAGAAGTCTTGAAAAACCAAGATTTGATATTTTGTAGTAGGCCAAAAATGCTAGCCTTGCAAAAGTTGACGTACAATGGCATAGACATTGCTTTAGCACCATATAGTCAAGAATGGAGAGAGATGAGAAAAATTTGTGTCATTCATCTCTTGAGTGCTAAAAGATTGCAGATGTTTCGTCCAATTCGTGAAGATGAAGTGTCCCGAATGATTAAAAAGATATCTGAACAAGCAGCATCCACTGATCAAGTGATTAATCTGAGTGAGACTCTAGTGTCTCTTGCTTGCTCGATGATTTGTAGGATTGCTTTTGGTAAAAGGTTTGATGAGGAAGGTCGAGAAAGAAGGAGATTTGATGGTCTTATTCATGAAGCTCAGGCAATGCTTGGGGGATTCTTCTTCTCGGATTATTTTCCTTCGATTGCCTGGATTGATAAATTCACTGGAATGCTTGCTCGACTTGAGAGTATTTATGAAAAGTTTGATTCATTTTATCAAGAACTCATAGATGAGCACCCCGATCCAAATAGACCAAAGTCCATGGATGGAGATATTATTGATCTCATGCTTCAACTACAACAAGATGGTTCAACTTCATTTGGCATAACTATGGATCACATCAAAGCTATGCTCATG AACGTATTCTTTGCTGGGACAGACACAAGTACGGTGACAGTAATTTGGGCAATGACAGCAATGATGCAAAAACCAACAGTCATGAAAAAATTGCAAGCAGAAATTAGAGAAATCATGGGAAAGAAACAAATGCTAGATGAAGATGATGTTCAAATGCTTCCCTATCTCAAGGCAGTTGTTAAGGAGACATTCAGGTTGTACCCAGCCGTACCACTTCTTGTGCCTAGAGAAACAATTGGAAAATGCACCATTGATGGTTATGACATTCAACCCAAGACCTTAGTTTATGTAAATGCTTGGGGCATTGCAAGAGATCCTGATTATTGGGAAAACCCAGATGAATTTTTGCCAGAGAGATTCTTGAATAGTACTGTTGATGTGAGAGGGCAAGATTTTCAATTGATCCCATTTGGAGCAGGCAGAAGGGGCTGCCCCGGGTACCCTATGGGACTTGTAACAGTGGAGCTTGTGCTGGCAAATATTTTGCACTCATTTGATTGGGAATTGCCTCCTGGGATGAAGAAGGAAGACATTGACACAGATGCTTTGCCTGGTCTTACCATGAACAAGAAAAATGATCTATGGCTTGTGACAAAACTCCATCTTTAG
- the LOC140009975 gene encoding uncharacterized protein, whose amino-acid sequence MGVCVTKMEAYDHLKVVGFIKGYNNWIAHGELSNYNEATFNSENTSIGVSNGTNDMQDLVHDVFGIPHGTNELNREGDFPVSEVEKFYKLIDDSQQDLYSGCKNFPKLSFIIRLLHLKCLGKMSNKIFNMLVELLREAFPEAMTNLPSSYYEAEKLMNTLGLGYEKINACPNDCSLYWGSAKKRTSCETCNKLRWVASENDPTGEKRKISQKVLWHFPLKARLQRLFMSSKIASQMRWHEEKRTKDGCMRHLADSPAWQTFDHLHPEFAKDCRNVRFGLASDGFNPFNNMSSTHSTWPVVLIPYNLPLWMCMKQPYFMLSLLIPGPSSFGNNIDIYLQPLVKELTELWDFSIQTYDASQKEYGKRPTLQTGDMIQGRSQKKIFNVCENIWGTLLEIEDKTKDHYNSRRDLREMEIRKELHPIETEPGKQLMPIALRKPLPKSVRYPLIRLSRYFRQLCSKVICPQDVVRLESEIAVILCDLEKCFPQTFFNVMVHLTIHLATEVKLGGPVYYRWMYPVERPEDSIAQGYLAKECINFCSLYLADYVETKFNRPSRNEEVHKEIEEGLDIFSESGHPLGRGKPTVFDAHILSKAHQYILFNCDAVTPYIEQHRRLIEEGHPQVPQHLKERLHSKNFACWFAEHYVVNGFRFHTNEIEKKRKTQNSGVTVNATTSSFASIRDQNPVLSELVYFGVLKNMIELIYGGRRVVLFECDWISNGSRMKQDADGFTVVNFANVRPHVEPFILASQASQVFYVEDPTDKD is encoded by the exons ATGGGTGTTTGTGTGACTAAAATGGAAGCATATGATCATTTGAAAGTGGTAGGCTTTATCAAGGGTTATAATAATTGGATAGCACATGGAGAACTTTCAAACTACAATGAAGCCACATTTAATTCTGAAAATACATCAATTGGGGTTTCAAATGGGACTAATGACATGCAAGACTTGGTCCATGATGTATTTGGGATACCACATGGAACAAATGAATTGAATAGAGAAGGGGACTTTCCTGTTTCAGAGgttgaaaaattttacaaattgaTTGATGATTCTCAACAGGATTTGTACAGTGGTTGCAAAAATTTCCCGAAGTTGTCTTTCATTATTCGTTTGCTTCACCTAAAATGCCTTGGTAAGATGAGTAACAAGATTTTTAATATGCTTGTTGAGCTGTTGAGAGAAGCATTTCCAGAGGCCATGACTAATTTGCCTTCTTCTTACTATGAGGCTGAGAAATTGATGAATACATTGGGGTTGGGTTATGAAAAGATCAATGCATGTCCTAATGATTGTTCTCTTTATTGGGGTAGTGCTAAAAAAAGAACTTCATGCGAAACATGTAACAAGCTTAGGTGGGTTGCTTCAGAAAATGATCCAActggtgaaaaaagaaaaatttctcaaaaagtgTTGTGGCATTTTCCCTTAAAAGCTAGATTACAAAGACTATTTATGTCTTCTAAAATTGCATCTCAAATGAGATGGCATGAGGAAAAACGTACAAAAGATGGTTGTATGAGACATCTAGCTGATTCTCCAGCTTGGCAAACTTTTGACCATCTACATCCAGAATTTGCTAAGGATTGTCGAAATGTTAGATTCGGGTTGGCATCTGACGGGTTTAATCCATTCAACAATATGAGTTCTACACACAGTACTTGGCCTGTGGTTTTAATACCATATAACTTACCTCTGTGGATGTGTATGAAGCAACCGTACTTCATGTTGTCCTTGTTAATACCCGGACCATCCTCTTTTGGGAATAATATTGATATTTATCTACAGCCTCTAGTTAAAGAATTGACCGAATTGTGGGATTTTAGCATTCAAACTTATGATGCATCCCAAAAAGAATATGGAAAGCGACCAACTTTGCAAACTGGGGATATGATTCAggggcggagccagaaaaaaatcTTT AATGTTTGTGAAAACATTTGGGGGACATTGCTGGAAATTGAGGATAAAACAAAGGACCATTATAATTCCCGCCGTGATTTGAGAGAAATGGAAATAAGAAAAGAGCTGCATCCTATTGAGACAGAACCTGGAAAG CAATTGATGCCTATAGCTTTGAGAAAGCCTTTGCCAAAATCAGTGCGCTATCCTTTGATTCGATTGAGTAGATACTTCAGGCAGCTTTGTTCTAAAGTTATTTGTCCTCAAGATGTGGTTCGTTTGGAAAGTGAAATTGCCGTTATACTCTGCGATCTTGAGAAATGCTTTCCACAAACATTCTTCAATGTCATGGTGCATTTAACTATTCATTTGGCAACTGAAGTGAAATTAGGTGGCCCGGTGTATTATCGTTGGATGTATCCTGTAGAGAG GCCTGAAGATTCGATTGCTCAAGGCTACTTGGCAAAGGAATGCATAAACTTTTGCTCGTTGTATCTTGCGGACTATGTTGAGACAAAATTCAATCGTCcaagcagaaatgaagaagtacatAAGGAAATTGAAGAGGGTTTAGATATATTCTCTGAATCAGGACATCCTTTAGGGAGGGGCAAGCCAACAGTCTTTGATGCTCATATCTTGAGTAAAGCACATCAGTATATTTTATTTAACTGTGATGCTGTCACACCTTACATAGA GCAGCATCGTAGATTGATAGAAGAAGGACATCCTCAAGTTCCACAACATCTAAAAGAGCGCTTGCACAGCAAAAATTTTGCTTGTTGGTTTGCTGAACAT TACGTTGTTAATGGATTTCGGTTTCACACCAACgaaattgagaagaaaagaaaaacgcagAATAGTGGTGTTACAGTCAATGCAACAACATCCAGTTTTGCAAGTATAAGGGATCAAAATCCAGTTTTGAGTGAACTAGTTTACTTCGGCGTCTTGAAAAATATGATTGAATTAATTTACGGAGGTCGTCGGGTGGTGTTATTCGAATGTGATTGGATATCAAATGGTTCGAGAATGAAACAAGATGCTGATGGgtttactgtagtcaattttgCAAATGTGAGGCCTCATGTTGAGCCATTTATACTCGCTTCACAAGCATCACAGGTTTTTTATGTGGAAGATCCAACTGATAAGGATTGA
- the LOC113695207 gene encoding 5-OH-xanthotoxin synthase-like, translating into MICRIAFGKRFDKEGHERRRFSSLLHEAQAMFVVFFFSDYFPSVGWIDKFTGTLSRLESTFQKFDSFYQELIDEHLIPNRPKSMDGDIIDLMLQLQQDGSTSFEITMDHIKAMLMNVFIAGTDTSAVTVIWAMTAMIKIPTVMKKLQAEIREIMGKKQMLDEDDVQKLPYLKAVVKETFRLYPAVPLLVPRETMGKCTIDGYEIQPKTLVYVNAWGIARDPEYWENPDEFLPERFLNSTIDLKGQDFHLTPFGAGRRGCPGYSMGLATVELVLANILHSFDWELPPGMKKEDIDTDALPGITMNKKTDLRLVAKLHF; encoded by the exons ATGATTTGTAGGATTGCTTTTGGAAAGAGATTTGATAAGGAAGGTCATGAAAGAAGGAGATTCAGTAGTCTTCTGCATGAAGCTCAGGCGATGTTTGTGGTATTCTTTTTCTCGGACTATTTTCCTTCGGTTGGTTGGATTGATAAATTTACTGGAACACTTTCTAGACTTGAGAGTACTTTTCAGAAGTTTGATTCGTTCTATCAAGAACTCATAGACGAGCACCTCATTCCAAATAGACCAAAGTCCATGGATGGAGACATTATCGATCTCATGCTTCAACTACAACAAGATGGATCAACTTCATTTGAGATAACTATGGATCACATCAAAGCTATGCTCATG AATGTATTCATCGCTGGGACAGACACAAGTGCAGTGACAGTGATTTGGGCAATGACAGCAATGATAAAAATACCAACTGTCATGAAAAAGTTGCAAGCAGAAATTAGAGAAATCATGGGAAAGAAACAAATGTTAGATGAAGATGATGTTCAAAAGCTTCCCTATCTCAAGGCAGTTGTTAAGGAGACATTCAGGTTGTACCCAGCCGTACCACTTCTTGTGCCTAGAGAAACGATGGGAAAATGTACCATTGATGGTTATGAAATTCAACCCAAGACCTTAGTTTATGTAAATGCATGGGGCATTGCAAGAGATCCTGAGTATTGGGAAAATCCAGATGAATTTTTGCCAGAGAGATTCTTGAATAGTACTATTGATCTGAAAGGGCAAGATTTTCACTTGACCCCATTTGGAGCAGGCAGAAGAGGGTGCCCGGGTTACTCCATGGGACTAGCAACAGTGGAGCTTGTACTAGCCAATATTTTGCACTCATTTGATTGGGAATTACCTCCTGGGATGAAGAAGGAAGACATTGACACAGATGCTTTGCCTGGTATCACAATGAACAAGAAAACTGATCTGAGGCTTGTGGCAAAGCTCCATTTTTAG